In the genome of Pseudomonas sp. P5_109, one region contains:
- a CDS encoding NAD(P)H-hydrate dehydratase has protein sequence MPHTKDELPDALYSAAQVRALDASLIAAGTPGFELMQRAARATWRALVRQWPTANELSVLAGHGNNAGDGYLVAVLARRAGWSVRVLAVGDRQRLQGDAALAHAEAMSENVTIESWGAQSELRGVVLDALLGTGLTGDVREPYASVIAAINASGLPVAAVDIPSGLCADTGRLFGCAVRADLTVTFIGLKLGLFTGDAADVVGELVFNDLHADPQLLEGAPSSARRLTTGNLPRLAARAPASHKGRFGHVLLIGGDRGFGGAILLSAQSALRSGAGMVSVATRSEHVPAALARIPEAMVLGTSSANQLMGLLQKVSVLVVGPGLGQAGWGASLLSAAANAPLPQVWDADALNMLAGERVSLPKDCVITPHPGEAARLLGMSPAQVQADRPAAAHALSKKYTAVVVLKGAGSLVAHPDGRLALCHQGHPAMATAGLGDVLAGLIGALLAQGMEAFDAACLAVWLHANAGEQQGKSGRGLAASDLIPAIRQLLEEQAPCLK, from the coding sequence ATGCCGCACACTAAAGATGAATTACCCGACGCGCTGTACAGCGCCGCGCAGGTGCGAGCACTCGACGCGAGCCTGATCGCGGCCGGCACACCGGGCTTCGAATTGATGCAGCGCGCGGCGCGAGCGACGTGGCGGGCGCTGGTGCGGCAATGGCCGACAGCGAACGAACTGAGTGTACTCGCCGGTCATGGCAACAATGCCGGAGACGGATACCTGGTGGCCGTGTTGGCCCGGCGCGCCGGTTGGTCGGTGCGGGTGCTGGCGGTGGGGGATCGGCAGCGCCTGCAAGGGGATGCGGCATTGGCCCATGCCGAGGCGATGTCCGAAAACGTCACCATCGAGTCTTGGGGTGCCCAGTCCGAATTGCGCGGGGTTGTGTTGGACGCCTTGCTGGGTACCGGCCTGACCGGTGATGTGCGCGAGCCGTACGCCAGTGTAATCGCCGCGATCAATGCCAGCGGGCTGCCGGTTGCGGCGGTGGATATCCCCTCCGGGCTATGCGCCGATACCGGTCGCCTCTTCGGCTGCGCGGTGCGAGCGGATCTGACGGTCACCTTCATTGGCTTGAAACTGGGCTTGTTCACCGGTGATGCGGCGGATGTCGTGGGTGAGCTGGTTTTCAATGACCTGCACGCCGATCCGCAGTTGCTTGAGGGGGCGCCGAGCAGTGCCCGTCGTCTCACAACTGGCAATCTGCCGCGCCTGGCCGCCCGGGCCCCGGCTTCCCATAAAGGCCGATTCGGCCACGTGCTGCTGATCGGCGGTGATCGCGGGTTCGGGGGTGCAATCCTGCTCAGTGCGCAAAGCGCCCTGCGCAGTGGCGCGGGCATGGTCTCGGTGGCGACCCGTAGCGAGCATGTCCCCGCCGCGCTGGCGCGGATTCCCGAGGCGATGGTGCTGGGCACGTCGTCAGCCAATCAGTTGATGGGTTTGCTTCAAAAAGTTTCTGTGCTGGTTGTCGGTCCGGGGCTGGGGCAGGCTGGCTGGGGGGCTAGCCTGTTGTCGGCTGCCGCCAACGCACCGCTACCGCAAGTCTGGGATGCCGATGCACTGAATATGTTGGCCGGGGAGCGTGTGAGTTTGCCCAAGGATTGCGTGATCACGCCGCATCCGGGGGAGGCCGCGCGTTTGCTCGGAATGAGTCCGGCCCAGGTTCAGGCTGATCGACCCGCTGCGGCCCACGCATTGAGCAAAAAATATACAGCGGTCGTGGTGCTCAAGGGCGCCGGGAGTCTGGTCGCCCATCCCGATGGGCGTCTGGCGCTGTGTCATCAGGGGCATCCGGCCATGGCCACTGCCGGTCTGGGCGATGTACTGGCCGGTTTGATCGGCGCATTGCTGGCCCAGGGCATGGAGGCATTCGATGCGGCCTGCCTGGCGGTCTGGTTGCATGCCAATGCCGGTGAGCAACAAGGAAAATCGGGCCGTGGGCTGGCGGCCAGTGATCTGATACCAGCCATTCGTCAGTTGTTGGAGGAGCAAGCACCGTGTCTGAAGTAA
- the tsaE gene encoding tRNA (adenosine(37)-N6)-threonylcarbamoyltransferase complex ATPase subunit type 1 TsaE — protein MSEVTLYLANEQAMSDFGARIAGVTQGHGLIFLEGNLGMGKTTLSRGIIRGLGHVGAVKSPTFTLVEPYEIGDVRAFHFDLYRLVDPEELEFLGIRDYFEDDALCLIEWPDKGAGFLPKPDLTITISPQDSGRSLKILSQGSRGEAWCAALALESK, from the coding sequence GTGTCTGAAGTAACCCTGTACCTGGCCAATGAGCAGGCCATGAGCGACTTTGGCGCACGCATTGCCGGAGTCACCCAGGGCCATGGCCTGATCTTCCTCGAGGGCAACCTGGGGATGGGCAAAACCACGTTGTCCCGAGGCATCATCCGCGGCCTGGGGCATGTCGGGGCCGTAAAAAGCCCGACTTTCACCCTGGTTGAACCCTACGAGATTGGCGACGTTCGGGCCTTCCATTTCGATTTGTACCGTCTGGTCGATCCTGAAGAACTGGAGTTCCTCGGTATCCGCGACTACTTCGAAGACGATGCCCTGTGTCTGATCGAATGGCCCGATAAAGGTGCAGGCTTTTTGCCAAAGCCGGACCTGACCATTACCATTAGCCCGCAAGACAGCGGGCGTTCGCTGAAAATTTTGTCCCAGGGCTCGCGTGGCGAGGCCTGGTGTGCCGCTTTGGCATTGGAATCCAAATAA
- a CDS encoding N-acetylmuramoyl-L-alanine amidase: MMGLGMRFRALVAAVGVLFLAVTVDAVADSKVNSVRLWRAPDNTRLVFDLTGPVQHSVFTLTAPDRLVIDINGATLGAPLNVNTSNTPITAMRSAQRTPTDLRVVIDLKKAVTPKSFSLAPNAQYGNRLVVDLFDNAADAAPPPAPTPSVATVPAVPVTPTEPAIKLPPAPAGKRDIVVVIDAGHGGEDPGASGSRGQREKDVVLQIARETQRQISGMKGFRAELTRTGDYFIPLRGRTEIARKKGADLFVSIHADAAPSAAAFGASVFALSDRGATSETARWLADSENRSDLIGGAGNVSLDDKDRMLAGVLLDLSMTASLTSSLNVGQKVLSNIGRVTPLHKQRVEQAGFMVLKSPDIPSILVETGFISNANEASKLAASGHQQALARSISSGVRQFFQQNPPPGTYIAWLRDSGKIVQGPRDHRVNPGETLAMIAVRYQVSPATLRSANNLSSDELKIGQHLTIPGTELAAKE, from the coding sequence ATGATGGGGTTAGGTATGCGCTTTCGCGCGTTGGTGGCTGCCGTAGGGGTGTTGTTTTTGGCGGTGACCGTCGACGCTGTGGCCGACTCGAAGGTCAACAGTGTTCGTCTGTGGCGGGCACCGGACAACACACGACTGGTGTTTGACCTGACCGGCCCGGTGCAGCACAGCGTCTTTACCCTGACGGCGCCGGATCGCCTGGTCATCGATATCAATGGCGCGACCCTCGGTGCGCCGCTCAACGTCAACACCTCGAACACCCCGATTACCGCCATGCGCTCGGCTCAACGCACGCCGACCGACCTGCGGGTGGTCATCGACCTGAAAAAGGCCGTGACGCCGAAAAGCTTCTCCCTGGCGCCGAACGCCCAGTACGGCAACCGCCTGGTGGTCGATCTGTTCGATAACGCCGCGGATGCCGCGCCTCCGCCAGCGCCGACACCGTCAGTCGCCACGGTGCCCGCTGTGCCGGTCACACCGACAGAGCCTGCGATCAAGTTGCCCCCAGCACCGGCCGGCAAGCGCGATATCGTGGTGGTGATCGATGCCGGCCACGGTGGCGAAGACCCGGGAGCATCGGGTTCTCGCGGTCAGCGTGAGAAAGACGTGGTGTTGCAGATCGCCCGCGAAACGCAGCGTCAGATCAGCGGCATGAAAGGCTTCCGCGCCGAACTGACCCGTACCGGCGACTACTTCATTCCGTTGCGCGGCCGTACTGAAATCGCCCGCAAGAAAGGCGCCGACCTGTTCGTCTCGATCCACGCCGACGCCGCGCCTTCCGCCGCCGCTTTCGGTGCTTCGGTATTTGCCCTGTCTGATCGCGGCGCGACTTCCGAGACCGCCCGCTGGCTGGCCGACAGCGAAAACCGTTCCGACCTGATCGGTGGTGCCGGCAACGTCAGCCTCGATGACAAGGACCGCATGCTCGCCGGCGTGTTGCTTGACCTGTCGATGACGGCATCCCTGACCTCCAGCCTGAACGTTGGCCAGAAAGTGCTGAGCAACATTGGCCGGGTGACGCCTCTGCACAAGCAGCGGGTCGAACAGGCCGGGTTCATGGTGCTGAAGTCGCCGGATATTCCGTCGATCCTGGTGGAAACCGGGTTTATCTCCAACGCCAACGAAGCCTCGAAGCTTGCCGCGTCGGGCCACCAGCAGGCGCTGGCGCGTTCGATCAGCAGCGGCGTGCGTCAGTTCTTCCAGCAGAACCCGCCGCCGGGCACTTACATTGCCTGGCTGCGCGACTCCGGCAAGATTGTGCAGGGTCCACGTGACCACCGCGTCAACCCGGGCGAGACCCTGGCGATGATCGCCGTGCGCTATCAGGTGTCGCCCGCGACCCTGCGCAGCGCCAACAACCTGTCGAGCGATGAGCTCAAGATCGGTCAGCACCTGACTATTCCGGGCACTGAATTGGCGGCCAAAGAATGA
- the mutL gene encoding DNA mismatch repair endonuclease MutL has translation MSNGARIELLSPRLANQIAAGEVVERPASVIKELLENSLDSGARRIDVDVEQGGVKLLRVRDDGSGISADDLPLALARHATSKIRNLEDLEQVMSLGFRGEALASISSVARLTLTSRTRDADQAWQVETEGRDMAPRVQPAAHPVGTSVEVRDLFFNTPARRKFLKTEKTEFDHLQEVIRRLALARFDVAFHLRHNGKTILSLHEAHDDAARARRVAAICGPGFLEQALPIEIERNGLHLWGWVGLPTFNRSQADLQYFFVNGRAVRDKLVAHAVRQAYRDVLFNGRHPTFVLFFEVDPTGVDVNVHPTKHEVRFREGRMVHDFLYGTLHRALGDVRPDDHLAAPVATAIVRPTGLEAGEFGPQGEMRLAANALLEQPQAQPSFNAPAGSGAGAGYQYQYTPRPQSGVPVAEAQAAYREFFAPLPEANAVALPAGQDDIPPLGYALAQLKGIYILSENAQGLVLVDMHAAHERIMYERLKVAMASEGLSGQPLLVPESLAVSQREADCAEEHVAWFQRLGFELQRLGPETLAIRQIPALLKQAEANRLVADVLADLMEFGTSDRIQAHLNELLGTMACHGAVRANRRLALPEMNGLLRDMENTERSGQCNHGRPTWTQLGLDDLDKLFLRGR, from the coding sequence GTGAGCAACGGCGCGCGAATCGAGCTGCTCAGCCCGCGACTGGCGAACCAGATTGCCGCGGGCGAGGTGGTCGAGCGCCCGGCTTCGGTGATCAAGGAGCTGCTGGAAAACAGCCTCGACTCCGGCGCCAGGCGCATCGATGTCGATGTGGAGCAGGGCGGCGTCAAGCTGCTGCGGGTGCGCGACGATGGCAGCGGCATTTCCGCCGATGACCTGCCGCTGGCGCTGGCCCGTCACGCCACCAGCAAGATCCGCAACCTCGAAGACCTCGAACAGGTCATGAGCCTGGGCTTTCGCGGTGAAGCCCTGGCATCGATCAGTTCCGTGGCGCGCCTGACCCTCACTTCCCGCACCCGCGACGCCGATCAGGCCTGGCAGGTCGAGACCGAAGGCCGTGACATGGCGCCCCGCGTGCAGCCGGCGGCCCACCCGGTAGGCACTTCGGTTGAAGTGCGTGACCTGTTCTTCAACACGCCGGCGCGACGCAAGTTTCTCAAGACCGAAAAAACCGAATTCGATCACCTGCAAGAAGTGATCAGGCGCCTGGCCCTGGCGCGCTTCGATGTGGCGTTCCACTTGCGCCATAACGGCAAGACCATCCTCAGCTTGCACGAGGCCCATGATGATGCGGCCCGTGCCCGGCGCGTGGCGGCGATCTGCGGGCCGGGTTTCCTGGAGCAGGCACTGCCGATCGAAATCGAGCGCAACGGCTTGCATCTATGGGGCTGGGTCGGCCTGCCGACCTTCAACCGCAGCCAGGCAGATTTGCAGTATTTCTTCGTCAATGGCCGTGCGGTGCGCGACAAGCTGGTAGCCCACGCGGTACGCCAGGCTTATCGCGACGTGCTGTTCAACGGACGGCATCCGACCTTCGTGCTGTTTTTCGAAGTCGATCCGACCGGCGTCGACGTCAACGTGCACCCGACCAAGCACGAAGTGCGCTTCCGTGAAGGGCGCATGGTTCACGATTTCCTCTACGGCACCTTGCACCGCGCCTTGGGCGATGTGCGGCCGGACGATCACCTGGCGGCGCCGGTTGCCACGGCCATTGTCCGGCCAACCGGCCTCGAAGCCGGTGAATTCGGGCCGCAGGGCGAAATGCGCCTGGCCGCCAATGCGCTGCTGGAACAGCCTCAGGCCCAGCCGTCGTTCAATGCGCCGGCGGGTTCGGGTGCTGGCGCGGGTTATCAGTATCAATACACGCCGCGTCCGCAGTCCGGCGTTCCTGTCGCCGAAGCGCAGGCCGCCTATCGCGAGTTTTTTGCGCCGCTACCCGAGGCCAATGCCGTCGCGCTACCCGCCGGGCAGGACGACATCCCGCCGCTGGGTTATGCGCTGGCACAACTCAAGGGCATCTACATTCTTTCGGAAAACGCTCAGGGCCTGGTGCTGGTGGACATGCATGCCGCCCACGAACGGATCATGTACGAACGCCTGAAGGTCGCCATGGCCAGCGAAGGCTTGAGCGGCCAGCCGCTGTTGGTGCCGGAATCCCTGGCCGTCAGCCAGCGCGAAGCCGATTGCGCCGAGGAACATGTCGCCTGGTTCCAGCGCCTGGGCTTTGAGTTGCAGCGCCTGGGCCCGGAAACCCTGGCGATCCGGCAGATCCCGGCACTGCTCAAGCAGGCCGAAGCCAACCGGCTGGTCGCCGATGTCCTGGCCGACCTGATGGAGTTCGGCACCAGCGACCGCATTCAGGCGCACCTGAACGAATTGCTCGGGACCATGGCCTGCCACGGCGCGGTTCGTGCGAATCGGCGCTTGGCCCTGCCGGAAATGAACGGTCTGCTGCGTGACATGGAAAACACCGAGCGCAGCGGTCAATGCAACCATGGCCGACCGACCTGGACCCAACTGGGCCTGGACGATCTGGACAAACTGTTTTTGCGCGGTCGTTGA
- the miaA gene encoding tRNA (adenosine(37)-N6)-dimethylallyltransferase MiaA gives MSQFPPAIFLMGPTAAGKTDLAIELSKVLPCELISVDSALVYRGMDIGTAKPSKELLAQYPHRLIDILDPAESYSAADFRRDALEAMADITARGKIPLLVGGTMLYYKALVEGLAEMPAADPEVRAQIEEEAARLGWQALHEQLAVIDPESAARIHPNDPQRLSRALEVYRVSGQSMTALRLKQSVQSTEAAASGRQQLPYTVANLAIAPANRQVLHERIKQRFTLMLEQGFIDEVVALRKRSDLHAGLPSIRAVGYRQVWDYLDGKLTSAEMQERGIIATRQLAKRQFTWLRSWTDLHWLDSLDCDNLPRALKYLGTISILS, from the coding sequence ATGAGCCAGTTCCCACCTGCGATTTTCCTGATGGGTCCGACTGCCGCCGGCAAGACCGACCTGGCCATCGAACTCAGCAAAGTCCTGCCGTGCGAGTTGATCAGCGTCGATTCGGCGCTGGTCTACCGTGGCATGGACATCGGTACCGCCAAGCCTTCCAAAGAGCTGCTGGCGCAATATCCGCATCGCCTGATCGATATTCTCGACCCGGCCGAGAGCTATTCGGCTGCGGATTTTCGCCGCGATGCCCTGGAAGCCATGGCCGATATCACTGCGCGCGGAAAAATTCCGCTGCTGGTGGGCGGTACCATGCTCTATTACAAGGCTTTGGTTGAAGGCCTGGCAGAAATGCCGGCGGCCGACCCCGAGGTCCGCGCGCAAATCGAAGAAGAGGCTGCACGCCTTGGCTGGCAAGCCTTGCACGAGCAATTGGCGGTGATTGATCCGGAGTCTGCGGCGCGAATACATCCGAACGATCCCCAGCGTCTGAGTCGAGCGCTGGAAGTTTATCGTGTCAGCGGTCAAAGCATGACTGCCCTGCGTTTGAAACAATCTGTGCAAAGTACTGAAGCAGCCGCTTCGGGACGGCAACAATTGCCCTATACTGTCGCAAACTTGGCTATTGCCCCGGCAAATCGCCAGGTACTGCACGAGCGAATTAAACAAAGATTCACTTTAATGTTGGAACAGGGATTCATTGACGAGGTCGTAGCCCTGCGTAAGAGAAGTGACCTGCATGCCGGGTTGCCGTCTATACGTGCAGTAGGCTACCGCCAAGTCTGGGACTACCTGGATGGCAAGCTGACGTCAGCCGAGATGCAGGAGCGTGGAATCATTGCCACGCGCCAATTGGCGAAACGCCAGTTCACCTGGCTGCGCAGTTGGACTGATCTGCATTGGCTGGACAGTCTGGATTGCGACAATCTGCCGCGCGCCTTGAAATACCTTGGGACCATCTCCATATTGAGCTGA
- the hfq gene encoding RNA chaperone Hfq, protein MSKGHSLQDPYLNTLRKEKVGVSIYLVNGIKLQGTIESFDQFVILLKNTVSQMVYKHAISTVVPVRPIRLPSATESEAGDAEPGNA, encoded by the coding sequence ATGTCAAAAGGGCATTCGCTACAAGACCCTTACTTGAATACTTTACGTAAAGAGAAAGTTGGGGTGTCCATCTACCTGGTCAACGGTATCAAACTGCAAGGCACGATCGAGTCGTTCGACCAGTTCGTCATCCTGCTGAAAAACACCGTAAGCCAGATGGTCTACAAACACGCTATCTCTACAGTGGTGCCGGTTCGTCCAATTCGTCTGCCTAGCGCAACCGAATCCGAAGCAGGTGACGCTGAGCCAGGTAACGCCTGA
- the hflX gene encoding ribosome rescue GTPase HflX: MFFERHGGGERVILVHLDGQDPEAREDPQEFQELANSAGAETVAFFNVPRHRPTAKTLIGSGKVEELRDLVKAEQADLVIFNHILTPSQERNLERVFECRVIDRTGLILDIFAQRARTHEGKLQVELAQLDHMSTRLVRGWTHLERQGGGIGMRGPGETQLETDRRLLRVRLRQIKGRLEKVRSQREQSRRGRSRADIPTVSLVGYTNAGKSTLFNNVTKSDVYAADQLFATLDPTLRRLEIDDLGPIVLADTVGFIRHLPHKLVEAFRSTLEESSNSDLLLHVIDAAEPDRLLQIEQVMVVLGEIGAQDLPILEVYNKLDLLEGVEPQIQRDENGKPQRVWLSARDGSGLELLEQAIAELLGSDLFVGTLRLPQRFARLRAQFFELGAVQKEEHDEEGISLLAVRLPRVELNRLVSREGLQPMEFIEQHTLQ; this comes from the coding sequence TTGTTCTTTGAGCGCCACGGTGGTGGTGAGCGAGTCATCCTCGTTCACTTGGATGGACAGGACCCTGAGGCGCGCGAAGATCCGCAGGAGTTTCAGGAATTGGCTAATTCGGCGGGTGCCGAGACCGTCGCGTTTTTTAACGTGCCGCGTCATCGGCCAACCGCCAAGACCCTGATTGGCAGTGGCAAGGTCGAGGAACTGCGCGACCTGGTCAAGGCCGAACAGGCCGATCTGGTGATTTTCAATCACATCCTCACGCCCAGTCAGGAACGTAACCTCGAACGTGTTTTCGAGTGTCGCGTGATCGACCGTACCGGTCTGATTCTCGATATTTTCGCCCAGCGCGCCCGTACCCATGAAGGCAAGCTCCAGGTCGAACTGGCCCAGCTTGACCACATGAGCACCCGGCTGGTTCGTGGCTGGACTCACCTTGAGCGCCAGGGTGGTGGTATCGGTATGCGTGGCCCGGGTGAAACCCAGCTGGAAACCGACCGCCGTTTGCTGCGGGTTCGCCTGCGGCAGATCAAGGGGCGGCTGGAGAAGGTGCGCAGCCAGCGCGAACAGTCGCGCCGTGGCCGATCGCGTGCGGATATTCCTACCGTGTCCCTGGTGGGGTACACCAACGCCGGTAAATCCACGCTCTTCAATAACGTGACGAAATCCGACGTCTACGCAGCTGACCAATTGTTTGCCACGCTGGACCCGACCCTGCGTCGTCTGGAAATAGACGATCTGGGGCCGATTGTCCTGGCGGACACAGTGGGTTTCATTCGCCACTTGCCGCACAAGCTGGTCGAAGCATTTCGGTCTACCCTCGAAGAGTCGAGCAACTCCGATCTGTTGTTGCACGTGATCGACGCGGCCGAACCCGATCGCCTGTTGCAGATCGAGCAGGTAATGGTCGTGCTTGGCGAGATTGGTGCTCAGGACTTGCCGATCCTCGAGGTCTATAACAAACTCGATTTGCTTGAAGGCGTTGAGCCACAAATCCAGCGCGACGAGAACGGCAAGCCCCAACGGGTCTGGCTGTCGGCGCGAGATGGCAGTGGTCTGGAATTGCTTGAACAAGCCATTGCCGAGTTGCTGGGCAGTGATTTGTTTGTCGGTACCTTGCGCTTGCCGCAACGATTCGCTCGACTGCGTGCGCAGTTCTTCGAACTCGGTGCGGTGCAGAAAGAAGAACACGACGAAGAAGGCATCAGTTTGCTGGCCGTTCGTTTGCCCCGGGTCGAGTTGAATCGACTGGTAAGCCGCGAGGGATTGCAGCCGATGGAATTCATCGAGCAACACACTTTGCAATAA
- the hflK gene encoding FtsH protease activity modulator HflK: MAWNEPGGNSNNQDPWGGKRRNNGDRKGPPDLDEAFRKLQESLNGLFGGGKKRGGDDGGGPGKSGGFGGLLGIGLVVLAAVWLYSAVYVVDEQEQAVVLRFGKYYETVGPGLNIYFPPIDKKYMENVTRERAYTKQGQMLTEDENIVEVPLTVQYKISNLQDFVLSVDQPEISLQHATDSALRHVVGSTAMDQVLTEGRELMASEIKERLQRFMDTYRTGITVTQVNVQSAAAPREVQEAFDDVIRAREDEQRSRNQAETYANGVVPEARGQAQRILEDANGYRDETVSRAKGEADRFTKLVAEYRKAPEVTRQRLYLDTMQEVFTNTSKVLVTGNKNGQSNLLYLPLDKMVESGRSTSTPVTGAAASSNEANARAAADLQQQQARTRESR, encoded by the coding sequence ATGGCTTGGAATGAGCCGGGTGGCAACTCGAATAATCAGGATCCTTGGGGTGGCAAGCGTCGTAACAACGGCGACCGCAAGGGGCCACCGGATCTCGACGAGGCCTTCCGAAAGCTGCAGGAAAGCCTGAACGGTTTGTTCGGTGGTGGTAAGAAGCGTGGTGGCGACGACGGCGGTGGTCCGGGCAAGAGTGGCGGCTTTGGCGGCCTGCTCGGCATCGGCCTGGTCGTTCTCGCCGCCGTTTGGCTGTACAGCGCGGTTTATGTCGTCGACGAGCAGGAGCAAGCCGTGGTGCTGCGCTTTGGCAAGTACTACGAAACTGTGGGTCCCGGCCTGAATATCTACTTCCCGCCGATCGACAAGAAGTACATGGAAAACGTCACGCGCGAGCGTGCCTACACCAAGCAGGGCCAGATGCTGACTGAAGACGAGAACATCGTCGAAGTGCCGCTGACCGTGCAGTACAAGATCAGCAACCTGCAGGACTTCGTGCTGAGCGTCGATCAGCCGGAAATCAGCCTGCAGCACGCGACCGACAGCGCCTTGCGCCATGTGGTGGGTTCCACCGCGATGGACCAGGTACTGACCGAAGGTCGTGAATTGATGGCCAGCGAGATCAAGGAGCGTCTGCAACGCTTCATGGATACCTATCGCACCGGCATCACTGTCACCCAGGTCAACGTACAGAGCGCAGCGGCACCGCGTGAAGTCCAGGAAGCCTTCGATGACGTGATCCGTGCCCGGGAAGACGAGCAGCGTTCGCGTAACCAGGCTGAAACCTATGCCAACGGCGTCGTGCCGGAAGCCCGTGGTCAGGCCCAGCGCATCCTCGAGGATGCCAATGGTTACCGTGACGAAACCGTCTCGCGCGCCAAGGGTGAGGCCGATCGCTTCACCAAGCTGGTTGCCGAGTACCGCAAGGCACCTGAAGTCACCCGCCAGCGTCTGTACCTGGACACCATGCAGGAAGTCTTCACCAATACCAGCAAGGTACTCGTGACCGGCAACAAGAACGGCCAGAGCAACCTGCTGTACCTGCCGCTGGACAAGATGGTCGAAAGTGGTCGCAGCACCAGCACTCCGGTGACCGGCGCAGCAGCCAGCAGCAATGAAGCGAATGCGCGTGCGGCAGCAGATCTGCAGCAACAGCAAGCACGTACCAGGGAGAGTCGCTGA
- the hflC gene encoding protease modulator HflC, giving the protein MSNKSLIALIVGVVVAIAAWNCFYIVAQTERAVLLQFGRVVQTDVQPGLHVKVPYVNQVRKFDARLMTLDAPTQRFLTLEKKAVMVDAYAKWRVKDAERYYTATSGLKQIADERLSRRLESGLRDQFGKRTLHEVVSGERDALMADITASLNKMAEKELGIEVVDVRVKTIDLPKEVNRSVFERMSTEREREAREHRAKGNELAEGIRADADRQRRVLLAEAYRESEEVRGDGDAQAAAIYSKAYGQDQEFYAFYRSLRAYRESFANKSDVLVLDPSSDFFHYLEKAKP; this is encoded by the coding sequence ATGAGCAATAAATCGCTGATCGCCCTTATTGTCGGCGTCGTCGTGGCGATCGCTGCCTGGAACTGCTTCTACATCGTGGCTCAGACCGAGCGTGCGGTGTTGCTGCAGTTCGGTCGCGTGGTCCAGACCGATGTTCAGCCAGGCCTGCATGTGAAAGTGCCTTACGTTAACCAGGTGCGTAAATTCGACGCACGCCTGATGACGCTGGATGCACCGACACAACGCTTCCTGACGCTGGAAAAGAAAGCCGTGATGGTCGATGCCTACGCCAAGTGGCGCGTGAAGGACGCAGAGCGTTACTACACCGCGACTTCCGGCCTCAAGCAGATTGCCGACGAGCGTTTGTCCCGTCGCCTGGAGTCGGGCCTGCGTGACCAGTTTGGTAAGCGCACCCTGCACGAAGTGGTTTCCGGTGAGCGCGATGCGCTGATGGCGGATATCACGGCTTCGCTGAACAAGATGGCCGAGAAAGAGTTGGGTATCGAAGTTGTCGATGTCCGGGTCAAGACCATCGACCTGCCGAAAGAAGTCAACCGCAGTGTGTTCGAGCGTATGAGTACCGAGCGTGAGCGTGAAGCTCGCGAGCACCGCGCCAAGGGTAACGAGCTGGCCGAAGGCATCCGTGCCGACGCCGATCGTCAACGCCGCGTGCTGCTGGCTGAAGCCTATCGTGAATCCGAAGAGGTTCGCGGTGATGGCGATGCCCAGGCCGCTGCGATCTACTCCAAGGCCTACGGTCAGGATCAGGAGTTCTACGCGTTCTACCGTAGCCTGCGTGCCTACCGTGAAAGCTTCGCGAACAAATCCGACGTATTGGTCCTCGACCCAAGCAGCGACTTCTTCCACTACCTGGAAAAAGCCAAGCCTTGA